In Halobacteriovorax marinus SJ, the following proteins share a genomic window:
- a CDS encoding glycosyltransferase family 4 protein: MKVLILTTRQNHVWTSMQEIIPSLENLWSSLEGIESQIINVDEISIKDLLPKVLWAENFVVTAFNLKIVSALEVIRKSIKHPGRIFFYMHNMQTIGAWPLEAWGLNKLLNTNDRFIVTCENDIRSMKLCYENARYFKHPFFIENQVTRETVCKEEDVDFIFIGRISAQKNLHNLIWAFSKYLSVKKSDAKLIFYGKEDDLGSPNMGWSCENYMEKLRSFSEDLSIEKNVIFRGFVNRDEIERELEHRDYVFISPSLHSDENFGIAAFRSLISGRRAVLSDWGGHSDYRNYFEKQLELIAVEQSSFGPVVSSEAILESMLNISSKESLPSHCPSYYEKSNLIRIITAELSRESEAQSELILTVEAREVVNRQKGLENNFSTGIFNDYSDKLSHTFFSAYGMKAVERKVEFDRNFYDLSPWSEIKGNRIEITDPHKSCYSLEIENGDYPLRDLARNTRYVSKSIIDKLYSGGFCRISNLDLSTSRYLQDHCSVSIEILRERVLNFFEVNNIENPYFADCEEQNVDESKIVNIVLFGGYLQRILESGCWNFSKFHFWVLSPSVKKVLVEICGLEADSISVIPREELFSISKVKKVSLEKNVDLVYAGRISRVKNIELLIYTNYYLQVLLKKDIKLNLIGDFDENYHDYWGYFSSSKNYEEELNELVNSLEWPFSKPVFLRKVNHDKWALKNFTSPHYISLSSYLSEDFAVSVAQAQEKGWPCILSNWGAHQDVKGATLVSVNNILPYLKRNIFIKAYGENIAKEIISSKTICLGNDLETFNRLVVTPKEMDLARSHLVKKYSRNIMLILRGAGERFAQQSIGESFYEDLTKRLGGYSLRNSILIVKDGVNEVGFLENKATNDLSSISEISKYEILTASEVVKKRNLIKVMQAESIAFSFPKEDGVELFQFVSSLVEGEDKIFFLKDEHV, encoded by the coding sequence ATGAAAGTATTAATCTTAACGACTAGGCAGAATCATGTATGGACAAGCATGCAGGAAATCATTCCCTCTCTTGAGAATTTATGGTCGAGTCTTGAAGGGATAGAAAGTCAGATTATTAATGTTGATGAAATTAGTATCAAAGATCTTTTACCAAAGGTTCTTTGGGCGGAGAACTTCGTAGTAACGGCCTTTAATTTAAAAATTGTTTCAGCTCTTGAAGTTATTAGGAAGTCAATTAAGCACCCCGGGCGAATATTCTTTTATATGCATAATATGCAAACGATAGGAGCATGGCCGCTAGAAGCATGGGGATTGAATAAACTTCTAAATACGAATGATCGATTTATCGTTACATGCGAAAACGATATTCGTTCGATGAAATTATGTTATGAGAATGCTAGATATTTTAAGCACCCCTTCTTTATTGAGAATCAAGTCACACGAGAGACTGTTTGTAAGGAAGAGGATGTAGACTTTATTTTTATTGGGAGAATATCGGCACAAAAGAATTTACATAATTTAATTTGGGCATTTTCTAAATATTTAAGTGTAAAGAAGAGTGACGCTAAGTTAATTTTCTATGGTAAAGAGGATGATTTAGGTAGTCCAAATATGGGGTGGAGCTGTGAGAATTATATGGAGAAGCTGCGCTCATTTAGTGAAGATTTAAGTATAGAAAAGAATGTAATATTTAGAGGATTTGTTAATAGAGATGAAATTGAGCGAGAATTGGAACATAGAGACTACGTCTTTATTTCACCCTCTCTTCATTCCGATGAAAACTTTGGGATAGCTGCTTTTCGCTCCCTCATATCTGGTAGACGTGCCGTATTGTCTGATTGGGGTGGCCATAGTGATTATAGAAATTATTTTGAAAAACAATTAGAACTTATAGCGGTTGAGCAATCTTCTTTTGGACCTGTCGTCTCTAGCGAAGCTATTCTTGAGTCTATGTTAAATATTTCGAGTAAAGAATCCCTTCCTTCTCATTGCCCTAGCTATTATGAAAAATCAAATTTAATAAGAATTATAACTGCTGAGTTGAGTAGAGAGTCAGAAGCACAAAGTGAATTAATTCTAACAGTAGAAGCAAGAGAAGTAGTAAATAGACAGAAAGGCCTTGAGAATAATTTCTCAACTGGTATTTTTAATGATTATAGTGACAAGTTATCGCACACATTCTTTAGTGCCTACGGAATGAAGGCAGTGGAGAGAAAAGTAGAGTTTGATAGAAATTTCTATGATCTATCTCCTTGGAGTGAGATTAAAGGTAATAGGATAGAGATTACAGATCCTCATAAGAGTTGTTATTCATTAGAAATTGAAAATGGGGACTATCCACTTCGTGATCTTGCAAGAAATACAAGATACGTTTCAAAATCTATTATTGATAAACTCTATAGTGGAGGTTTTTGTAGAATATCTAATCTAGATCTCTCTACTAGTCGATATTTGCAGGATCACTGTTCCGTTTCAATAGAGATTCTAAGAGAGAGAGTTTTAAATTTTTTTGAAGTTAATAATATTGAAAATCCTTATTTCGCCGACTGTGAAGAACAGAATGTTGATGAGTCAAAGATTGTTAATATCGTCTTATTTGGAGGCTACCTTCAAAGAATCTTGGAATCGGGTTGTTGGAATTTTAGTAAGTTTCATTTTTGGGTTCTTTCTCCAAGTGTAAAAAAAGTTCTCGTTGAAATTTGCGGGCTCGAGGCTGATTCAATCTCAGTTATTCCAAGAGAAGAATTATTCTCTATTTCTAAAGTAAAGAAAGTAAGCTTAGAGAAAAATGTAGACCTCGTATATGCTGGAAGAATATCCAGAGTAAAAAATATTGAGCTTCTCATCTATACAAATTATTACCTACAAGTACTTCTAAAGAAGGATATTAAGTTAAATTTAATAGGCGATTTTGATGAGAACTATCATGACTATTGGGGTTACTTCTCTTCCTCTAAGAATTATGAAGAGGAGCTTAATGAGTTAGTGAACTCCTTGGAGTGGCCGTTTTCAAAACCCGTATTTCTAAGAAAAGTTAATCATGATAAATGGGCTTTAAAAAACTTCACCTCTCCTCATTATATCAGTCTCTCTAGTTATTTGTCGGAGGACTTTGCTGTAAGTGTCGCGCAAGCTCAAGAGAAGGGATGGCCTTGTATTTTATCTAACTGGGGAGCTCATCAAGATGTTAAAGGTGCAACTCTCGTTTCAGTCAATAATATACTTCCCTACTTAAAGAGAAATATATTTATCAAAGCTTACGGTGAAAATATCGCAAAAGAAATCATTTCTTCTAAGACAATATGTTTAGGCAATGATCTTGAAACATTTAACCGATTAGTTGTAACACCCAAAGAGATGGATTTAGCTAGAAGTCACTTAGTTAAAAAGTACTCGCGAAATATAATGCTTATTCTAAGAGGAGCTGGAGAGCGCTTTGCTCAGCAGTCAATCGGAGAATCTTTTTATGAAGATCTTACGAAGAGACTTGGTGGATATAGCTTGAGAAATTCGATACTTATTGTTAAAGATGGAGTAAATGAAGTAGGCTTCTTAGAGAATAAGGCTACAAACGACCTATCTTCTATCTCAGAAATTTCTAAATACGAAATATTAACTGCCTCTGAGGTTGTTAAAAAGAGAAACTTAATTAAAGTGATGCAAGCTGAATCTATAGCTTTTTCATTTCCAAAAGAAGATGGTGTAGAGTTATTTCAATTTGTAAGCTCTTTAGTGGAAGGAGAAGATAAGATATTTTTCTTAAAGGATGAGCATGTTTAA
- a CDS encoding carbamoyltransferase C-terminal domain-containing protein: MEIKKKSPIFIGMGKTLFCSSVSVVDPLSHELVETYLLERYSRKKADGSWPADILSSLKEKYSDRDLVLSENRDVISPYDFEAALDKGFPFFNYLEKKGLHNFSSHFNKQIEYIPHHFAHAQVAKYMSPFKKCAILVIDGAGSKAADIPSNYLDYEFASKVESHLHEESSLYLFEQGELTPILKNWQEFKKSEKFSEHSYSDGLGTCYEKIAEFIFNSKRASGKVMGLAPFGKDLGFETSRELLYSLDWGRSFKGGSKEDWEASGEMDHFKDLACTVQRIFEERMFSIINQIKERLPNIDKLIITGGCALNCTSNMKLIEKSGLEQIYIPPFPGDESIGLGCSLAKYYEGHKWSIKKHSDQHGYLGEKREYAKSDIEKKFESYQIIWPASIAKLSAELISDGHIIGWYQGRSESGPRALGNRSILSRMDIPGRKNYLNESVKFRESFRPYGASVLFERGEEYFHISKDFNNPYMSFAVKLRDKYLDIFKEATHIDQTSRMQLVRREQNPRYYDLIREVETLTGVGAVLNTSLNVMGEPIVETIDDLRNFLDKSNVYGLAVGDAFILKEREV, translated from the coding sequence ATGGAAATAAAAAAGAAATCACCTATATTTATAGGCATGGGAAAGACCCTCTTTTGCTCTTCAGTCTCAGTTGTTGACCCGTTGAGTCATGAGCTCGTCGAGACCTATCTCTTAGAGAGATATAGCCGCAAGAAGGCCGACGGTTCTTGGCCAGCAGATATTCTTTCTTCGCTAAAAGAGAAGTACTCTGATAGAGACTTGGTGTTATCAGAGAATAGAGACGTCATTTCTCCCTATGATTTTGAAGCTGCACTAGATAAAGGGTTTCCATTTTTTAATTATTTAGAAAAGAAGGGGCTTCACAATTTCTCTTCTCACTTCAATAAGCAAATTGAATATATTCCTCACCACTTTGCTCATGCTCAGGTTGCAAAGTATATGTCTCCATTTAAAAAGTGTGCCATCTTAGTTATAGACGGTGCGGGCTCAAAGGCGGCAGACATACCTAGTAATTATCTAGACTATGAGTTTGCATCAAAAGTAGAGTCACACCTCCATGAAGAGTCTTCGCTATATCTCTTTGAGCAAGGTGAACTAACTCCGATACTGAAGAACTGGCAGGAGTTTAAAAAGAGCGAAAAGTTTTCTGAGCATTCTTACAGTGATGGACTTGGTACATGCTATGAAAAGATCGCAGAATTTATTTTTAATTCAAAGAGGGCTTCAGGAAAAGTCATGGGCCTTGCTCCTTTTGGAAAAGATCTTGGATTTGAAACAAGTAGAGAGCTTCTTTATTCGCTGGATTGGGGTAGGTCCTTTAAAGGAGGATCTAAAGAGGACTGGGAAGCTTCTGGAGAAATGGATCACTTTAAAGACTTAGCATGTACTGTTCAGAGAATTTTTGAAGAGAGAATGTTCTCTATCATTAATCAAATAAAAGAAAGACTCCCTAATATAGATAAATTGATTATAACAGGAGGCTGCGCGCTCAATTGTACAAGCAATATGAAATTAATTGAAAAGAGTGGGTTAGAGCAAATATATATACCTCCTTTTCCAGGGGATGAATCAATTGGACTGGGATGTAGCCTTGCTAAATATTATGAAGGTCATAAGTGGAGTATCAAGAAACATTCTGATCAGCACGGCTATCTTGGAGAAAAGAGAGAGTACGCAAAGAGTGATATTGAGAAAAAATTTGAGAGCTATCAAATTATTTGGCCAGCATCTATAGCTAAGCTTAGTGCAGAGCTTATCAGTGATGGTCACATTATTGGATGGTATCAGGGAAGAAGTGAGAGTGGACCAAGAGCGCTTGGAAATAGATCTATCTTAAGTCGCATGGATATACCTGGAAGAAAGAATTATCTTAATGAGTCTGTAAAATTTAGAGAGTCTTTTAGGCCCTATGGTGCAAGTGTTCTCTTTGAAAGAGGAGAGGAGTACTTTCATATATCTAAAGACTTTAATAATCCTTATATGTCTTTTGCCGTAAAGCTAAGAGATAAGTACTTAGATATCTTTAAAGAGGCAACACATATTGATCAAACATCAAGAATGCAACTTGTTCGAAGAGAACAAAATCCTCGCTACTATGATCTTATAAGAGAAGTTGAGACTCTTACAGGGGTTGGCGCCGTTTTAAATACAAGTCTAAATGTCATGGGGGAGCCAATTGTAGAAACTATTGATGATCTTAGAAATTTTCTTGATAAGAGTAATGTTTACGGATTAGCAGTAGGAGATGCTTTTATACTTAAGGAGAGAGAAGTATGA
- a CDS encoding LIC12192 family sporadic carbohydrate cluster protein: MKVDYKIYSYIFSRAFELELDSHREQNRLIREYCSRHNLEFPLANTEFVTEDSFFVLNSLLDEVKNASKILISSKTLFEKNSEMILSLLKENLNKDIQFTFCREDYSLTIEELVEYLELSKEKILSLFKDNHTSTKRDYFQRMNAEKFEKMIVSKKFSYDYWDGDRSFGYGGYEYDGRWNSVAKKLIAHYNLCNESKILDIGCGKGYLLYEIKELLPGATIAGVDISKYAVDNCKEEVRSYLSVHDIREELPYSDKSFDLTLSLMTLHNLELPELELALAEISRVSKNSYISVESYRNERELTNLQCWALSCEAFFSPRSWEHIFKQSGYIGDFEFLFFE; the protein is encoded by the coding sequence ATGAAAGTCGATTATAAAATTTATTCTTATATATTTTCTAGAGCATTTGAACTCGAATTAGACTCTCATCGCGAGCAGAATAGGTTAATTAGGGAGTATTGCTCACGACATAATCTAGAATTTCCTCTTGCTAATACTGAGTTTGTTACAGAGGATTCATTCTTCGTATTAAATTCTCTCCTTGATGAAGTCAAGAATGCCTCGAAAATTTTAATTTCATCGAAAACTCTTTTTGAGAAAAATTCAGAAATGATTTTATCTCTTTTAAAAGAAAATCTTAATAAGGATATTCAATTTACTTTTTGCCGTGAAGATTACAGCTTAACGATAGAAGAGTTGGTAGAGTACTTAGAGTTATCTAAAGAAAAGATACTAAGTCTCTTTAAAGATAATCATACTTCAACTAAGAGAGATTATTTTCAAAGAATGAATGCAGAAAAATTTGAAAAGATGATCGTCTCAAAAAAATTCTCGTATGACTATTGGGATGGAGATAGGTCTTTTGGATATGGTGGATATGAGTATGATGGGCGTTGGAACAGTGTTGCTAAAAAGTTAATTGCTCATTACAACTTATGTAATGAATCAAAGATATTAGATATTGGTTGTGGGAAAGGTTACTTACTCTACGAAATAAAGGAACTCTTGCCAGGAGCAACGATTGCTGGAGTCGATATATCGAAGTATGCAGTTGATAACTGCAAGGAGGAAGTGAGAAGTTATCTAAGTGTTCACGACATTAGGGAAGAACTTCCATATTCTGATAAGTCCTTTGATTTAACTCTCTCTCTAATGACATTACACAACTTGGAATTACCTGAATTAGAATTAGCTCTAGCTGAAATTTCTAGAGTTTCGAAAAATTCCTATATCAGTGTTGAGTCCTATCGAAATGAAAGAGAGCTAACGAATCTACAGTGTTGGGCCCTTAGTTGCGAGGCCTTCTTTTCTCCTCGAAGTTGGGAGCATATCTTTAAACAGTCTGGTTATATAGGAGATTTTGAATTCCTTTTCTTTGAATAG
- a CDS encoding sporadic carbohydrate cluster 2OG-Fe(II) oxygenase — MNQFVNNYTEKGFGIIRGVDTSSIVNSVQEFLACNDLSNIHKKVGRDEINEVRLSLSKSLSTSEVREKILTLVEEQMISLIGPEIAVQKNINVTFHIPQIDNNITPLHSDVLCGNSPYEVVVWIPLCETKKTQSMYLFDRETTFEILSSFNKLKCRRKVLEEFKDRKHYLELNVGDILIFSPTLIHGSSINSEDISRISLNLRFKSLHSPFHLKKLNDYFVEIRKLPQTIMAEEYESRL, encoded by the coding sequence ATGAATCAATTTGTTAATAATTACACTGAGAAGGGATTTGGAATTATTCGAGGTGTCGATACCAGCTCTATTGTAAACTCTGTTCAAGAGTTCTTAGCTTGTAATGATTTATCAAATATTCATAAGAAAGTAGGCAGAGATGAGATAAATGAAGTTCGACTATCTCTTTCAAAATCTTTGTCCACGAGTGAAGTGAGAGAGAAGATCTTAACTCTTGTTGAAGAGCAAATGATCTCTCTCATAGGTCCTGAAATTGCGGTTCAAAAAAATATTAATGTAACCTTTCACATTCCTCAGATTGATAATAATATAACACCTCTACATTCTGATGTACTCTGTGGAAACTCACCTTATGAAGTTGTGGTATGGATACCTTTGTGTGAGACGAAGAAGACACAATCAATGTATCTCTTTGATAGAGAGACGACCTTTGAGATTTTATCATCTTTTAATAAATTAAAATGCAGAAGAAAAGTTCTTGAAGAATTCAAGGATAGGAAACACTATTTAGAGTTAAATGTTGGAGATATCCTAATTTTTTCTCCAACACTAATTCATGGAAGCTCTATCAATAGTGAAGATATATCTAGAATTAGTTTAAATTTACGATTTAAAAGTCTACATAGTCCATTTCATTTGAAGAAATTAAATGATTACTTTGTAGAGATTAGAAAACTTCCTCAAACAATTATGGCCGAAGAGTATGAAAGTCGATTATAA
- a CDS encoding transketolase family protein produces MRKKGLLEIENLISENKNVVFIGSDLGPDVLSDTKKNYPDQFFMEGISEAHVLGMASGLAMDGYIVYVNTIATFFVKRALEQLALDICAENLNVRLYSNGGGLVYGPLGHTHTCVDDFSILQSLPHLTILAPADENEMKSFIKESLTHQGPIYIRLAKGGDRVVSQEQDIRIGRANLYGKEKGDILFISTGVMLQRCLEVSESLKGDCDSSVLHYATMRPFDDRSLLSYIDNFDSVIVVEEHMKNGGLGSTVSRVLFENKKTPNFYKHFHLGESYPMVYGRQEEILDYMGVTTENILSVCREIIS; encoded by the coding sequence ATGAGAAAGAAAGGTCTTCTAGAAATTGAGAACTTAATTTCTGAAAATAAGAATGTCGTATTCATTGGCTCCGACCTGGGTCCTGATGTTTTAAGTGATACAAAAAAGAATTATCCAGATCAATTCTTCATGGAAGGAATTAGTGAGGCTCACGTCCTTGGAATGGCATCTGGGCTTGCAATGGACGGTTACATTGTTTATGTGAATACAATTGCAACCTTCTTTGTTAAAAGGGCATTAGAACAATTGGCCCTAGATATTTGCGCTGAGAACTTAAATGTAAGGCTGTACAGTAATGGTGGTGGTTTAGTTTATGGGCCTCTAGGACATACTCATACTTGTGTCGATGACTTCTCCATATTGCAATCACTTCCTCATCTAACAATTCTTGCCCCTGCCGATGAAAATGAAATGAAGTCCTTTATTAAAGAATCACTAACTCACCAAGGACCAATTTATATTAGACTAGCTAAGGGCGGTGACCGAGTTGTTAGCCAAGAACAAGATATAAGAATTGGTCGTGCAAACCTCTATGGAAAAGAGAAGGGAGATATTCTCTTTATATCTACGGGAGTTATGCTTCAAAGATGTCTCGAAGTAAGTGAATCTCTAAAAGGGGATTGTGACTCTTCAGTTCTGCACTATGCTACAATGAGACCCTTTGATGATAGAAGCTTACTTTCATATATCGATAACTTTGATTCCGTAATTGTTGTTGAAGAGCATATGAAAAACGGAGGGCTTGGCTCAACCGTAAGTAGAGTTCTCTTTGAAAATAAGAAAACTCCTAACTTCTATAAGCACTTCCATTTAGGAGAGAGCTATCCGATGGTTTATGGAAGACAGGAGGAGATACTTGATTATATGGGCGTGACTACTGAAAATATTTTAAGTGTGTGCAGAGAGATTATTTCATGA
- a CDS encoding transketolase, giving the protein MIDLKAKSLEIRKSIIETFIHASRGHVPSAFSLVEILVTLYYQRFEIDSDSVGNLDRDRIILSKGHGCLALYSILADKGFFSKDELLKFCKIDGILGGHPSRLKVPGVDVSTGSLGHGLSVGIGMAHSLRLSQKERKVVVILGDGECNEGSIWEAALSASKHKLNNLIVLIDHNKYQSYGPNTEVCPLDPFSRKWESFGFETFEVDMINSPENLLPLLENTNRPRAIICHTIKGQGHKLMEGDLSWHHKNRLSPQEQELLREGLK; this is encoded by the coding sequence ATGATAGACTTAAAAGCTAAGAGCTTAGAAATTAGAAAATCCATAATTGAAACGTTTATACATGCCTCACGAGGGCACGTTCCCTCAGCATTCTCTCTCGTAGAAATTCTTGTCACTCTTTATTATCAGAGATTTGAAATCGACTCGGATAGTGTGGGGAATCTCGATAGAGATAGAATTATTTTGAGTAAGGGGCATGGTTGCCTGGCTCTATATAGTATCTTGGCCGATAAAGGCTTTTTTTCAAAAGATGAGCTATTAAAGTTTTGTAAAATTGATGGGATTCTCGGTGGACATCCTTCTCGCTTGAAGGTTCCAGGTGTTGATGTTTCAACTGGTTCATTGGGCCATGGACTGTCTGTAGGAATCGGGATGGCACATTCTTTAAGACTAAGTCAAAAAGAGAGAAAGGTCGTCGTTATCTTAGGAGACGGTGAGTGTAACGAAGGCTCTATTTGGGAAGCAGCTCTTTCAGCGTCTAAGCATAAATTGAATAACTTAATTGTTCTAATTGATCATAATAAGTATCAGTCATATGGTCCTAACACTGAAGTGTGTCCACTTGATCCATTCTCTAGGAAATGGGAGAGCTTTGGTTTTGAAACATTCGAAGTAGATATGATTAACTCCCCTGAAAATCTCTTGCCACTACTTGAGAACACTAATCGCCCTAGAGCAATAATTTGTCACACCATTAAAGGGCAAGGTCATAAGTTGATGGAAGGGGATCTTTCTTGGCACCATAAGAATAGGTTGAGTCCACAAGAGCAAGAACTTCTTCGCGAGGGTCTGAAATGA
- a CDS encoding NAD-dependent epimerase/dehydratase family protein has product MNRKVLVTGGAGYVGVELVSSLLDSGFDVVVYDLFWFLSEEYFNKFGDSLKVIKGDIRDTVKLRSAMDGCSDLIHLACISNDPSCDLNPELAKSINYDCFEQIVRDAKASSISRFIFASSSSVYGLREEPNVTEDLELRPLTDYSKYKMLCEEILKEYSDESFTTVSLRPATVCGYSDRMRLDVVVNILTNFAVNRGLIKVFGGEQLRPNIHIKDMVRCYLTLLMAPREQINGKSYNVGADNYKVIDIAKIISKATNVNNIKVTPTDDNRSYHISSLKIKNELGFQVELGVEDAVTELVKHFKDGKIPNSFEDIKYFNVKYLQENKIDENSSRFR; this is encoded by the coding sequence ATGAATAGAAAAGTTTTAGTTACAGGTGGTGCGGGCTACGTTGGAGTTGAGCTCGTAAGCTCTCTACTAGATAGTGGATTCGATGTTGTTGTCTATGATCTTTTTTGGTTTTTAAGTGAAGAGTATTTCAATAAATTTGGAGACTCATTAAAAGTTATTAAAGGTGATATACGAGACACCGTAAAATTAAGAAGTGCTATGGATGGATGTAGTGATTTAATTCATCTGGCCTGTATTTCCAATGATCCATCTTGCGATTTAAATCCCGAACTTGCAAAGAGTATAAATTATGATTGCTTTGAACAAATTGTAAGAGATGCGAAGGCTTCATCAATAAGTCGGTTTATATTTGCATCATCTTCGAGTGTATATGGTCTTCGTGAAGAGCCAAATGTTACTGAGGACCTTGAGTTAAGACCACTCACTGACTACTCCAAGTATAAAATGCTCTGTGAGGAAATCCTGAAAGAATATAGTGATGAGAGTTTTACGACAGTCTCTCTTAGACCGGCAACTGTTTGCGGATATTCTGATAGGATGCGTTTAGATGTCGTGGTCAATATTCTAACAAATTTTGCTGTAAATAGAGGTTTGATTAAAGTTTTTGGTGGAGAGCAGTTGAGACCCAATATTCACATTAAGGATATGGTGAGGTGTTACCTAACATTACTGATGGCTCCAAGAGAACAAATTAATGGGAAGTCTTATAATGTGGGGGCAGATAATTATAAGGTTATAGATATAGCCAAAATAATTTCAAAGGCAACTAATGTTAATAATATCAAAGTCACTCCTACTGATGACAATCGCTCTTATCATATCTCTTCATTGAAAATAAAGAATGAGCTCGGATTTCAAGTGGAATTAGGTGTAGAGGATGCCGTCACTGAGCTTGTTAAACATTTTAAAGATGGAAAGATCCCTAATTCATTTGAAGATATAAAATATTTCAATGTTAAGTATCTACAAGAAAATAAAATAGATGAAAATAGCTCTAGATTTAGATAA
- a CDS encoding GDP-mannose 4,6-dehydratase, protein MKVLVTGGAGFIGSHLCSELINCGDEVICYDNLEDGQIQNIQHLINNEKFKFIEETILNFEALLESSVDVDVIYHLAGKADIVPSVNNPKLYFDVNVTGSFNVIEAARANNIKRVVYAASSSCYGLVDEYPTTETCALSPEYPYAQTKLMGESCLLHWGKVYGIEVNSLRLFNVYGPRSRTNGAYGSVMGVFLAQKLASKKFTVVGSGEQVRDFVYVGDVAKAFMKAGKCKKFGEIINIATNNPQSINHLVSLLDGYGVEFIPKRPGEPDRTQGDSTKAKEILGWSAETTFEEGVQLILNDIDYWKDARVWSSSEIKKETESWFKLLGKNE, encoded by the coding sequence ATGAAAGTATTAGTAACAGGTGGCGCAGGTTTTATAGGCAGTCATCTATGTTCAGAGTTAATTAATTGCGGTGATGAAGTCATTTGTTACGATAACCTTGAAGATGGACAGATTCAGAATATTCAACATCTCATTAATAATGAGAAGTTCAAGTTTATAGAGGAAACTATTTTAAACTTTGAAGCTTTACTTGAATCAAGTGTTGATGTGGATGTGATTTATCATCTGGCTGGAAAAGCAGATATTGTACCTTCTGTTAATAACCCTAAATTATATTTTGATGTAAATGTAACAGGTTCATTTAATGTTATTGAAGCGGCTAGAGCGAATAATATTAAACGTGTCGTTTATGCGGCATCATCAAGCTGTTATGGATTGGTCGATGAGTACCCGACGACTGAGACGTGTGCCCTATCTCCAGAGTATCCCTATGCTCAAACAAAGTTAATGGGTGAGAGTTGTTTACTTCACTGGGGAAAAGTCTATGGGATTGAAGTAAATTCATTGCGTCTATTTAATGTTTATGGCCCTAGGTCTAGAACAAATGGCGCTTACGGCTCTGTAATGGGAGTTTTTTTGGCCCAGAAGTTGGCTTCCAAGAAATTTACTGTTGTCGGAAGTGGTGAGCAGGTTCGAGACTTTGTTTATGTGGGCGATGTGGCCAAGGCTTTTATGAAAGCTGGAAAGTGTAAGAAGTTTGGTGAGATCATTAATATTGCTACTAATAATCCTCAGTCTATAAATCATCTTGTGAGCTTACTAGATGGTTACGGTGTAGAGTTTATACCAAAACGACCAGGCGAGCCAGATCGCACACAGGGAGATAGTACCAAGGCAAAGGAGATTTTAGGTTGGAGTGCAGAAACAACTTTTGAAGAAGGTGTTCAGCTCATTCTCAATGATATTGATTACTGGAAAGATGCAAGAGTTTGGTCATCTTCAGAGATTAAGAAAGAGACTGAGAGTTGGTTTAAATTACTAGGTAAAAATGAATAG
- a CDS encoding adenylyltransferase/cytidyltransferase family protein, whose translation MNSKLIDREKAIELRGEFLRQGKSVGLCHGTFDFIHLGHLRHFNEAASKVDILMCSITADELVIKGDGRPYYNELERLEYLSNLTMIDYCFVNNEQTSINLIKELKPNFYFKGIDYKNNEDDPTGNIGFEVESVESVGGVVHYTETSKRSSTEILNKYFKKELL comes from the coding sequence ATGAATAGTAAATTAATTGATAGAGAAAAAGCGATTGAGTTGAGAGGTGAGTTTTTACGCCAAGGTAAGAGTGTAGGGCTTTGTCATGGAACTTTTGATTTTATTCATCTGGGTCATTTAAGACACTTTAATGAAGCTGCTTCTAAAGTTGATATTTTAATGTGCTCTATTACAGCAGATGAACTTGTTATTAAAGGCGATGGAAGACCTTATTATAACGAACTTGAGCGCTTGGAGTATTTATCAAATTTGACAATGATCGATTACTGCTTTGTAAATAATGAGCAGACGTCTATAAATTTAATAAAGGAATTGAAACCTAATTTTTATTTTAAGGGAATTGATTATAAAAATAATGAGGATGATCCAACAGGTAATATTGGGTTTGAGGTTGAGTCTGTTGAAAGTGTCGGAGGGGTTGTCCACTATACTGAGACCTCTAAGCGAAGCTCAACAGAGATTTTAAATAAATATTTTAAGAAAGAGTTATTATGA